One window from the genome of Cucumis melo cultivar AY chromosome 10, USDA_Cmelo_AY_1.0, whole genome shotgun sequence encodes:
- the LOC103495145 gene encoding cytosolic endo-beta-N-acetylglucosaminidase 1 isoform X1 encodes MIEGPPEPTMAATRYRSHRQFLFTIFLLRNGISRRRRKNKIKNQCFFIRIMCLKKPILPFLSSRNRFAIPVPLPDRRRMLVCHDMAGGYKDDKWVQGGTNPDAFGIWHWYLIDVFVYFSHDLVTLPPPCWTNTAHRHGVKVLGTFILEGGGKDVRDTLLLTKKSAQMYAERLTELTTALGFDGWLINMEISLNSHQIPHLKEFVSHLAQSMHSKLPGSLVIWYDCVTIDGKLDWQNQLNEKNKPFFDICDGIYVNYGWKEDTPKNSAAAAGERKYDVYMGIDVFGRGTYGGGEWHTNVALDVLRKDDVSAAIFAPGWVYEHKQETDFQTAQNKWWNLVKKSWGLVQSYPKLLPFYSNFDQGHGHHVSVDGEQISDASWNNLSSQGFQPILDVTDASTSHSIQAYLNFKEVYNGGGSIALEGTLEQNCYTEIRLFQGELVLGEVPLILMYSSQSNGDSQLGLSLEFLSSTNKRKLLLTSSIQKQFSNDFSEVIETTTLEAPRISPHWSVQVGCIQMNGYKLTNINILCYRSSLEINEPKYISELVDKNNTLDCSSPSKYFAVLGNITLRTCEEPDLPPNASWIVESPYIKWTPSPEGTRTLDIKITWKLKDSCNHTVIDHYNVYVVKVAEGCNSHLDKLQNVPEYLGVAHVEAFYVSNLAVPSSTSCLKFTIQVCGVDGSSQRLEDAPFINLDIEGQ; translated from the exons ATGATTGAAGGTCCACCAGAACCAACAATGGCAGCAACCCGATATAGAAGTCACCGTCAATTCCTCTTCACTATCTTCCTTTTACGCAATGGAataagtagaagaagaagaaaaaacaaaatcaaaaatcaaTGCTTCTTCATTCGCATAATGTGTCTCAAGAAACCGATTCTTCCGTTTCTTTCAAGTCGGAATCGTTTCGCAATA CCTGTGCCGTTGCCTGACCGGCGGAGAATGCTCGTGTGTCATGATATGGCTGGTGGATATAAAGACGATAAATGGGTTCAGGGAGGAACTAACCCAGATGCTTTTGGAATATGGCATTGGTATTTGATCGATGTTTTTGTGTATTTCTCGCATGATTTGGTCACGCTTCCACCTCCTTGTTGGACAAATACAGCTCACAGGCACGGTGTCAAG GTGCTAGGAACTTTTATTCTTGAAGGAGGGGGAAAGGATGTTCGGGATACCTTGCTTTTAACAAAGAAATCTGCTCAAATGTATGCGGAGCGATTAACCGAACTTACTACTGCATTAGGCTTTGATGGATGGCTG ATCAATATGGAAATCTCTTTGAATTCTCACCAAATTCCCCATTTGAAAGAATTTGTCAGCCATTTAGCTCAGTCCATGCATTCTAAGCTACCAGGTTCTTTAGTTATATG GTATGACTGTGTAACCATAGATGGTAAGCTTGACTGGCAAAATCAATTGAATGAGAAAAACAAACCTTTCTTTGATATCTGCGATGGAATATATGTAAACTATGGTTGGAAA GAAGATACTCCTAAAAATTCTGCTGCTGCTGCTGGAGAGAGAAAGTATGATGTGTATATGGGCATTGATGTTTTTGGGAGAGGTACTTATGGTGGTGGAGAATGGCAT ACAAATGTTGCGCTGGATGTTCTGAGAAAGGATGATGTTTCGGCAGCCATATTTGCTCCTGGATGGGTGTATGAGCACAAGCAGGAAACAGATTTTCAGACTGCTCAAAATAA ATGGTGGAATCTTGTGAAGAAATCATGGGGTTTAGTGCAAAGTTACCCAAAACTGTTACCATTCTACTCAAATTTTGATCAG GGTCATGGTCATCATGTTTCCGTAGATGGAGAACAAATATCAGATGCTTCTTGGAACAATCTGTCCAGTCAAGGGTTCCAG CCTATACTTGATGTGACTGATGCTTCAACTTCACATTCTATCCAAGCTTATTTGAA TTTTAAGGAAGTCTACAATGGGGGAGGAAGCATTGCATTAGAAGGGACTCTGGAGCAAAATTGCTACACTGAAATACGACTCTTTCAAGGAGAGCTTGTTTTGGGGGAAGTTCCTTTAATACTCATGTATTCG TCACAATCAAATGGGGATTCTCAACTAGGCCTTTCGTTGGAGTTTCTTTCTAGCACAAATAAGAGAAAGTTACTTCTTACCTCCAGCATTCAAAAGCAATTCTCAAACGATTTCTCTGAAGTGATTGAGACTACTACACTTGAAGCACCTAGAATTTCTCCTCACTGGTCCGTTCAAGTTGGTTGTATTCAAATGAATGGATACAAACTAACAAACATAAATATTCTATGCTATAGATCAAGCCTTGAAATTAATGAACCGAAATACATATCTGAACTTGTTGACAAAAATAACACACTAGATTGCAGTTCGCCATCTAAGTACTTCGCGGTGCTCGGAAATATCACTTTACGAACTTGTGAGGAGCCAGATCTTCCTCCCAATGCTTCATGGATAGTTGAAAGTCCATATATTAAATGGACTCCAAGTCCAGAGGGAACAAGGACGCTTGACATTAAGATCACTTGGAAGTTGAAAGATAGCTGTAACCATACAGTGATCGATCACTACAATGTCTATGTGGTAAAAGTAGCTGAAGGTTGCAATTCCCATCTCGACAAATTACAAAATGTCCCAGAGTATCTTGGGGTGGCACATGTAGAAGCTTTTTATGTTTCTAACCTTGCAGTTCCTTCTAGCACCTCATGTCTCAAATTTACGATCCAAGTTTGTGGAGTGGATGGGAGTAGCCAGAGGTTGGAAGACGCTCCATTTATTAATTTGGATATTGAAGGTCAGTAA
- the LOC103495145 gene encoding cytosolic endo-beta-N-acetylglucosaminidase 1 isoform X2 — MAEQSTISTGSDTPPFDPTKPSTPIAFPIRTLEDLESRAYFKSFHYPFNKSMVAFQPVPLPDRRRMLVCHDMAGGYKDDKWVQGGTNPDAFGIWHWYLIDVFVYFSHDLVTLPPPCWTNTAHRHGVKVLGTFILEGGGKDVRDTLLLTKKSAQMYAERLTELTTALGFDGWLINMEISLNSHQIPHLKEFVSHLAQSMHSKLPGSLVIWYDCVTIDGKLDWQNQLNEKNKPFFDICDGIYVNYGWKEDTPKNSAAAAGERKYDVYMGIDVFGRGTYGGGEWHTNVALDVLRKDDVSAAIFAPGWVYEHKQETDFQTAQNKWWNLVKKSWGLVQSYPKLLPFYSNFDQGHGHHVSVDGEQISDASWNNLSSQGFQPILDVTDASTSHSIQAYLNFKEVYNGGGSIALEGTLEQNCYTEIRLFQGELVLGEVPLILMYSSQSNGDSQLGLSLEFLSSTNKRKLLLTSSIQKQFSNDFSEVIETTTLEAPRISPHWSVQVGCIQMNGYKLTNINILCYRSSLEINEPKYISELVDKNNTLDCSSPSKYFAVLGNITLRTCEEPDLPPNASWIVESPYIKWTPSPEGTRTLDIKITWKLKDSCNHTVIDHYNVYVVKVAEGCNSHLDKLQNVPEYLGVAHVEAFYVSNLAVPSSTSCLKFTIQVCGVDGSSQRLEDAPFINLDIEGQ, encoded by the exons aTGGCCGAACAGAGCACTATCTCAACAGGATCGGATACTCCTCCATTTGACCCAACTAAACCGTCTACTCCTATTGCTTTCCCAATCAGAACTCTTGAGGACCTTGAATCAAGGGCCTACTTCAAGTCATTTCATTACCCATTTAATAAATCCATGGTTGCTTTTCAGCCTGTGCCGTTGCCTGACCGGCGGAGAATGCTCGTGTGTCATGATATGGCTGGTGGATATAAAGACGATAAATGGGTTCAGGGAGGAACTAACCCAGATGCTTTTGGAATATGGCATTGGTATTTGATCGATGTTTTTGTGTATTTCTCGCATGATTTGGTCACGCTTCCACCTCCTTGTTGGACAAATACAGCTCACAGGCACGGTGTCAAG GTGCTAGGAACTTTTATTCTTGAAGGAGGGGGAAAGGATGTTCGGGATACCTTGCTTTTAACAAAGAAATCTGCTCAAATGTATGCGGAGCGATTAACCGAACTTACTACTGCATTAGGCTTTGATGGATGGCTG ATCAATATGGAAATCTCTTTGAATTCTCACCAAATTCCCCATTTGAAAGAATTTGTCAGCCATTTAGCTCAGTCCATGCATTCTAAGCTACCAGGTTCTTTAGTTATATG GTATGACTGTGTAACCATAGATGGTAAGCTTGACTGGCAAAATCAATTGAATGAGAAAAACAAACCTTTCTTTGATATCTGCGATGGAATATATGTAAACTATGGTTGGAAA GAAGATACTCCTAAAAATTCTGCTGCTGCTGCTGGAGAGAGAAAGTATGATGTGTATATGGGCATTGATGTTTTTGGGAGAGGTACTTATGGTGGTGGAGAATGGCAT ACAAATGTTGCGCTGGATGTTCTGAGAAAGGATGATGTTTCGGCAGCCATATTTGCTCCTGGATGGGTGTATGAGCACAAGCAGGAAACAGATTTTCAGACTGCTCAAAATAA ATGGTGGAATCTTGTGAAGAAATCATGGGGTTTAGTGCAAAGTTACCCAAAACTGTTACCATTCTACTCAAATTTTGATCAG GGTCATGGTCATCATGTTTCCGTAGATGGAGAACAAATATCAGATGCTTCTTGGAACAATCTGTCCAGTCAAGGGTTCCAG CCTATACTTGATGTGACTGATGCTTCAACTTCACATTCTATCCAAGCTTATTTGAA TTTTAAGGAAGTCTACAATGGGGGAGGAAGCATTGCATTAGAAGGGACTCTGGAGCAAAATTGCTACACTGAAATACGACTCTTTCAAGGAGAGCTTGTTTTGGGGGAAGTTCCTTTAATACTCATGTATTCG TCACAATCAAATGGGGATTCTCAACTAGGCCTTTCGTTGGAGTTTCTTTCTAGCACAAATAAGAGAAAGTTACTTCTTACCTCCAGCATTCAAAAGCAATTCTCAAACGATTTCTCTGAAGTGATTGAGACTACTACACTTGAAGCACCTAGAATTTCTCCTCACTGGTCCGTTCAAGTTGGTTGTATTCAAATGAATGGATACAAACTAACAAACATAAATATTCTATGCTATAGATCAAGCCTTGAAATTAATGAACCGAAATACATATCTGAACTTGTTGACAAAAATAACACACTAGATTGCAGTTCGCCATCTAAGTACTTCGCGGTGCTCGGAAATATCACTTTACGAACTTGTGAGGAGCCAGATCTTCCTCCCAATGCTTCATGGATAGTTGAAAGTCCATATATTAAATGGACTCCAAGTCCAGAGGGAACAAGGACGCTTGACATTAAGATCACTTGGAAGTTGAAAGATAGCTGTAACCATACAGTGATCGATCACTACAATGTCTATGTGGTAAAAGTAGCTGAAGGTTGCAATTCCCATCTCGACAAATTACAAAATGTCCCAGAGTATCTTGGGGTGGCACATGTAGAAGCTTTTTATGTTTCTAACCTTGCAGTTCCTTCTAGCACCTCATGTCTCAAATTTACGATCCAAGTTTGTGGAGTGGATGGGAGTAGCCAGAGGTTGGAAGACGCTCCATTTATTAATTTGGATATTGAAGGTCAGTAA
- the LOC103495145 gene encoding cytosolic endo-beta-N-acetylglucosaminidase 1 isoform X3 has product MLVCHDMAGGYKDDKWVQGGTNPDAFGIWHWYLIDVFVYFSHDLVTLPPPCWTNTAHRHGVKVLGTFILEGGGKDVRDTLLLTKKSAQMYAERLTELTTALGFDGWLINMEISLNSHQIPHLKEFVSHLAQSMHSKLPGSLVIWYDCVTIDGKLDWQNQLNEKNKPFFDICDGIYVNYGWKEDTPKNSAAAAGERKYDVYMGIDVFGRGTYGGGEWHTNVALDVLRKDDVSAAIFAPGWVYEHKQETDFQTAQNKWWNLVKKSWGLVQSYPKLLPFYSNFDQGHGHHVSVDGEQISDASWNNLSSQGFQPILDVTDASTSHSIQAYLNFKEVYNGGGSIALEGTLEQNCYTEIRLFQGELVLGEVPLILMYSSQSNGDSQLGLSLEFLSSTNKRKLLLTSSIQKQFSNDFSEVIETTTLEAPRISPHWSVQVGCIQMNGYKLTNINILCYRSSLEINEPKYISELVDKNNTLDCSSPSKYFAVLGNITLRTCEEPDLPPNASWIVESPYIKWTPSPEGTRTLDIKITWKLKDSCNHTVIDHYNVYVVKVAEGCNSHLDKLQNVPEYLGVAHVEAFYVSNLAVPSSTSCLKFTIQVCGVDGSSQRLEDAPFINLDIEGQ; this is encoded by the exons ATGCTCGTGTGTCATGATATGGCTGGTGGATATAAAGACGATAAATGGGTTCAGGGAGGAACTAACCCAGATGCTTTTGGAATATGGCATTGGTATTTGATCGATGTTTTTGTGTATTTCTCGCATGATTTGGTCACGCTTCCACCTCCTTGTTGGACAAATACAGCTCACAGGCACGGTGTCAAG GTGCTAGGAACTTTTATTCTTGAAGGAGGGGGAAAGGATGTTCGGGATACCTTGCTTTTAACAAAGAAATCTGCTCAAATGTATGCGGAGCGATTAACCGAACTTACTACTGCATTAGGCTTTGATGGATGGCTG ATCAATATGGAAATCTCTTTGAATTCTCACCAAATTCCCCATTTGAAAGAATTTGTCAGCCATTTAGCTCAGTCCATGCATTCTAAGCTACCAGGTTCTTTAGTTATATG GTATGACTGTGTAACCATAGATGGTAAGCTTGACTGGCAAAATCAATTGAATGAGAAAAACAAACCTTTCTTTGATATCTGCGATGGAATATATGTAAACTATGGTTGGAAA GAAGATACTCCTAAAAATTCTGCTGCTGCTGCTGGAGAGAGAAAGTATGATGTGTATATGGGCATTGATGTTTTTGGGAGAGGTACTTATGGTGGTGGAGAATGGCAT ACAAATGTTGCGCTGGATGTTCTGAGAAAGGATGATGTTTCGGCAGCCATATTTGCTCCTGGATGGGTGTATGAGCACAAGCAGGAAACAGATTTTCAGACTGCTCAAAATAA ATGGTGGAATCTTGTGAAGAAATCATGGGGTTTAGTGCAAAGTTACCCAAAACTGTTACCATTCTACTCAAATTTTGATCAG GGTCATGGTCATCATGTTTCCGTAGATGGAGAACAAATATCAGATGCTTCTTGGAACAATCTGTCCAGTCAAGGGTTCCAG CCTATACTTGATGTGACTGATGCTTCAACTTCACATTCTATCCAAGCTTATTTGAA TTTTAAGGAAGTCTACAATGGGGGAGGAAGCATTGCATTAGAAGGGACTCTGGAGCAAAATTGCTACACTGAAATACGACTCTTTCAAGGAGAGCTTGTTTTGGGGGAAGTTCCTTTAATACTCATGTATTCG TCACAATCAAATGGGGATTCTCAACTAGGCCTTTCGTTGGAGTTTCTTTCTAGCACAAATAAGAGAAAGTTACTTCTTACCTCCAGCATTCAAAAGCAATTCTCAAACGATTTCTCTGAAGTGATTGAGACTACTACACTTGAAGCACCTAGAATTTCTCCTCACTGGTCCGTTCAAGTTGGTTGTATTCAAATGAATGGATACAAACTAACAAACATAAATATTCTATGCTATAGATCAAGCCTTGAAATTAATGAACCGAAATACATATCTGAACTTGTTGACAAAAATAACACACTAGATTGCAGTTCGCCATCTAAGTACTTCGCGGTGCTCGGAAATATCACTTTACGAACTTGTGAGGAGCCAGATCTTCCTCCCAATGCTTCATGGATAGTTGAAAGTCCATATATTAAATGGACTCCAAGTCCAGAGGGAACAAGGACGCTTGACATTAAGATCACTTGGAAGTTGAAAGATAGCTGTAACCATACAGTGATCGATCACTACAATGTCTATGTGGTAAAAGTAGCTGAAGGTTGCAATTCCCATCTCGACAAATTACAAAATGTCCCAGAGTATCTTGGGGTGGCACATGTAGAAGCTTTTTATGTTTCTAACCTTGCAGTTCCTTCTAGCACCTCATGTCTCAAATTTACGATCCAAGTTTGTGGAGTGGATGGGAGTAGCCAGAGGTTGGAAGACGCTCCATTTATTAATTTGGATATTGAAGGTCAGTAA